In the genome of Aphidius gifuensis isolate YNYX2018 linkage group LG6, ASM1490517v1, whole genome shotgun sequence, the window CttaaacaaacaataacaCTTGTTTATGATAACATGATTGACTATAATCAAGATTGGtcaattagaaaattatttggcATGGGTTTACAAGGTTCATGTCCATTAGCAACATtgagtaatatttatattgatacatcaacaaataatactgttcatatttatcaattaacacCAAAACCTGGTGATGTTATTGTTAGTTTAAGAGGTGGACAACGTCATGAAATTGCTGTttatgatgttaaaaaatttacaaagaatGGATTATTTAGTATAACTGCTGTTCATAGTAAATCAAGAACtacatcaattaattatcCAGCTATATTATCAGCAAATAGATATGTTGTTGGTGAGttgtttgatttaattattgaatttatttgtcaataatatttgctgatttttctactttttgttttgttacaGGATTTGGACAGGAGAAAGGTAGTTTAGTAACTaaactttataataatcattggcAAGCAATTGATGTtgttttattggaaaatatacCATGGTATTTATCAGTGTATTTacatacaattaaaataacaagaaatgaagaaaatattgagccatgtttgtatattttaattattataaataagataaacaaaatttgtgggttaaatttataaaaaataatttattatttgtgttttGCAGTGGTTGTTAAATATTCTCCTGGAAAAGAAAGACTCCAGCCGTATTATCTTGAATTGATTATTCGTTTACCAGCACATTCTgttacaaaattttcaattgaaatggattatttatttttaaaatggcaAGAATATCCACCTGATGCTAATCATGGATTTTACATGGGTCCAGCAATTATAACTGCATATCTTCCAATTGCTAGAAATTATACTGGACTACCAATTGATGGAAGCACCATAACATCCaggttaatattttatttaaatcaatattattgttgatttattttttaattaatttttgatattattttacagttttaATGCATCAAGACCTGGTTACTTGGTTCAATTGAGAActgaaacaattttaataagtCTTCCAACACCTGATTTTAGTATGCCATATAATGTTATTTGTCTGGCATGTACAGCTGTTGCATTGGCATTTGGTCCACTTCATAATATTTCAACGAAAagattagttttaaaaattattaaaactgactggaaaggaaaaattattttagctaTTAAAGCTAAATTATTTGgtgataaaacaaaacaagatTAAGtctaaataattcatattacAAAAGGTGCTTATCttcattagtatttttttttttatcagtgagTGTTTTGTAATGTTTGATTAAGACAACGTTCAACTagttcaaattaatttaaacaaaaaaaaaaaaacagcagtGTTTGTTTTATTCTCAATATCATCAGtttaaagattaaaatttgtttttttttctatctacaTTTTTCAAGGACAGTTTAATTATAATTCCACcaacattataatttataaaatcattgaaatttattgtcaataaaagaagaacaaatattacattttgtgtaaaatttaaatataaaattttttttttaaatcatcaaataatttgtagtttatttatttaaagttccATTCGTTCAGTGGATTCATCAAGTTCATCAATTGGTGCTTCATAATCATGAGGTGTTTGATCAGCTGGAAGTTCATCTGAACAGAATTTTGATGACTCAGTACAAACTTTATTGATAACATCAGTTTCTCCATCAcggaaatatttaacaatatcatcTTCAGACAATTCAACAAGTTCTTCAcactgaaataatttaaaaagaattatttagtaattaattaaaaatgtatataggtAATCATGATGATATTTGGATATTTACATAGTGCTTGAGACTCTTGTTGAGATCACCATCTTGAATGATATCAACGATAGACATATCAGGATTCATTTGTCCATTTTCAGTCATTAATTTCATGATTGTCAATTTACCATTTGACTTGTACTTGGCCCTGACATAATCATCCATTCTATTACAAATATCATCAAGTACATCTGAGATATGAATTTCAGATCTTGataatggtattttttttttaataacatttccATCAGCATCTAAACGAAAATTACCAACTTCCATGTCTTgtgttggttttattttagCCAATACTCCTTCAACTTCTTCAATACTTGAACGGCATACtggttattcaaaaaaaatatttatttaaattattatccagttgatttatcattcataaaaataaataacacttACCCAAACATTTTAGTTGTTTTAAATCAACTTCATCGGCACAAGCCAATccaattgataaacaaaaaatactgacagctattaaaaaattattcatctgtaaaaaataaattataattaatgttttatgttgaaataattttaaattaagattGTTTAagtgtttattataatatgtaCCGTGGCAAAGTGAGATGTATTTGAGCTACAAGTGAGTATCAAATGTATTATGTCAAAAACTTGACTCAGTCACTCTGAAATTATTCATTTGCCAACTGAAAATGCCCACGtgtaatcaaataaatcacgGTGGTGGGGTGGTGGAAGCTGTGTTGTTGATATATCAAAGAGGGggggattttttttctattacattcaaaaagaaaaattagattACAAACAAAATACACCTGGGGAATTAGGTCAGTATTGccatcttgtgtattattgaataaataaaaaattatagtacaatttatttgaatctACTCGCGGCCTGattataaacttgaaattattgtaatagaatttattgtaaatgaaaagaaaaaacttgatGGAGAGCATTGAAGagttatacaattttttaaatttaattaagtatacaaaaatttatcaataaggAATTtgagtcaataaataaaacgaattagattttaaaaaatgtaaaattttattaatgaaaaaatttaacgaaTTAATCTGTTagcaatttataataattatttgataattgttaACAAggctttttataaaaaataatcaaagataaaattaatatttaacaatataatttaaaaaataaatttaaaatacgttTTTTTTGCTGTCAAAAtgacattataattttaggaaaaaataaaaactattcaattgatttttgacttttgaaaaaaaaaacaattagtgCAATATGTAATTAGTTATGCAAATGACTAGCAGAtggccaaaaaaaaagcattctCACATGTGGTGAAGTCACAAATCGTTtctatataatgaaaaagcaATGTCTCATTATTACTAAGAGAGACAGGGAACGCACTGACCGTGGCTACGGCTTTCCTTGGGAAAGAGTGCGTTCTTGTTAAGGAAGTACCTCCCAGTGGGGTCCCTTACATATGAAGATATGTTGATCTTCGCTACCTGCTTGCACCTTTCGAGTGTGCAGCAGGTAAAAGTAGACCACAAGCACCGTAGTCTCTcatatttttgcatttttattttctattattacaatttttttttttttcatctatttttaggatttttttgtactaaaattacaattacatGAGTAATgtataaaaagttattttaattttatttttccttgaatgattttgttgaaaaaacttgatgaaacatTTTAGaactaaacaattattaaagaaaactGTTGTACTttgttatatacattttactttaatttatagaatataaaactaattattttataattattaggtatacatttatttatttttcaaattgtaataaatgtatatatatttcttaatCCTTTAATTTCACATGAAAATACTGTCTTGATATTATTGCAAtagaatttattataaatgaaaagaaaaaatttgatggaGAGCATTGTAGAGTTAAACCATTTTTATAACTTAATTATATATacgaaaatttatcaataagaaATTtgagtcaataaataaaacgtattagtttaaaaaaatataaaactttattaatgaaaaaatttaaagaattaaattgttagcaatttataataattatttgatagtcaagaataaatttaatttttagcaataatttaaaaaataaattttaaataagttttttGGCTGACAAAATGACATTACAATtttaggaaaaaataaaaactattcaaTTGCGGTTTTTGCACATCTTAAAAATTGTgttgatattttcattttaataaacaaaaaataaataaataaataaaatagttatgcAGGTAGCTAGCAGAtggccaaaaaaaaagcattctCACATGTGGTGAAGTCACAAATCGTTTCTATATAATGAAGAAGCAAAGATGTGCTATCACTAGGTGTGAGATAGGAGACGCACTGACCGTGGCTACGGCTTTTCTCTGGGAAAGGGTGCGTTCCTGTTCGTAAAGGTTAGTTACCCCAAGTGGGAACACTACATTGAAGATATGTTGATCTTCTCCTTGTTGGCACCTTTCGAGAGTGCAGGAGGTGTAAATACCCTCTGTCTCTcatatttttgcatttttattttctattattacgatttttttttttatctatttctaAGATTTgtctattaaaattataatgacacGGGTACTGTTTCACGAAATATAtgaaaagttattttaattttaatttttcttgaatgattttattgaaaaaacttgaagcattgtaaaattaaagaaaattgttATGAtttgtttaatgtaaacattttactttaatttataaaatataaaattaattatttttaattatattaggtacttgtattaattaatttgtcaaattgtaataaaagcatgatatatatttttaatacattttaatttcatatggCAATATTGTCTTGATATTATTGCAAtagaatttattataaatgcaaaaaagaaaaaacttgatGGAGAGCATTGTcgatttatacaatttttataatttaattatatacaaaaatttatcgataaatttcaaatacgTTTTTTAGCTGTAAAAAtgacattataattttaggaaaaaataaaaactattcaaCTGCGGTTTTTGCACATCTTGAAAATTgtgttaatattttcatttcagtaaacaataaataaataaattagttatgCAGGTAGATAGCAGAtggccaaaaaaaaagcattctCACATGTGGTGAAGTCGCAAGTCGTTTCTATATAATGAAGAAGATAAGTGTTTTTATCACTTGGAGAGGCAGGGCAATACATACGCATATGCGTATGTGTGAGTTGAAAGGGACACGCGCTTACCGTGGCTACGGCTCATTTGTGAAAGCCTGCGATTTGCGAAGGTGTTTGACTTGTTGGtacatttatttctattattacaattttttttgtttatctattTCTAGGATTCCCGTTTATCAAACTTTATTACACGTATTGTTTCAggtgaaaaaatatgaatagttttttatttttttttcattgataattattttataaataacttgataaagcattgtaaaattgataatgtcGTAATTTGTTAGGATTTgactattaattatcaataattattggtatttatatattattaaatataataaaaagtatatgtattttttaatattttaatttcacatgaaaatattgtcttgatattattgcaatagaatttattataaatataaatattaaaaaaaaagttgatggaGAGCATTGTagatttatacaatttttataatttaattataaatatggaaatttaTCGATAAGAAATTTgagctaataaataaaacgtattagttgaaaaaaaatataaaattttattaataataaaattaaaagaattaaattgttagcaacttataataattatatttgataatcaagaataaatttaatttttaaaaataatttacaaaataaatttcgattaCGTTTTTTTGCTGTTATAATGACATTATaatttgagataaaaataaaaactattcaattgatttttgaacatattgaaaaaaaaaataaatcatcatttgaataatgataagaaaattgaattaaattaattttaatgttgttaaaaaattatttattttttaaattttacaatttaattatattcaattggtTTTTGAACATCTTGATAATTGTGTtgatatttacattttagttaacaataaataaataaataaataaattagttatgCAGGTAGATAGCAGAtggccaaaaaaaaagcattctCACATGTGGTGAAGTCGCAAATCGTTtctatataatgaaaaagcaATGTCTCATTATTACTAAGAGAGACAGGGGGACGCACTGGCCGTGGCTACGGCATTCTGACGAGAAACAGTGCGTCTGGTTTGAGTTAGTACCGTTCGGGAAAACTAGGGCAACCCAACATTTGAGGATATGTTGATCCTTCGCCTTGCTTGCACCTTTCGAGTGTGCAGCAAGGATTTTTCTTGACCTCAGTCTCTcatatttttgcatttttattttctattattacaattttttttgtttatctattTCTAGGATTCGTCTATCAAACTTACAATTACACGGGTATTGTTTCGCGAAATATATGaatagttattttaattttatttttcattgataattattatattgaaataactTGATAAAGCattgtaaaattgataaaactgTCGTAATTTGTTTTACATTTgactttaatttatcaaatataaaattaattattttataattattaggtatttatattaattaatttgtcaaattgtaataaaagtatatgtattttttaatattttaatttcacatgaaaatattgtcttgatattattgcaatagaatttattataaatgaaaagaaaaaaattgatggagAGCATTGTAGAGTTGTACAattctataatttaattaattaattttaataaaaaaatttaaagaattataaattgtttgctaataaataaaacaattatttgaaaaaaatataaaattttattaataataaaattaaaaaattaaattgttaacaacttataatgaattatatttgataatcaagaataaatttaatttttaacaatataatttaaaaaataaatttcaaatacgTTTTTTAGCTGTAAAAAtgacattataattttaggaaaaaataaaaactattcaaTTGCGGTTTTTGCACATCTTAAAAATTGTGttggaattttcattttagtaaacaaaaaataaataaataaataaattagttataCAATAAGCTAGTAGAtggccaaaaaaaaagcattctCATATGTGGTGAAGTCGCAAATCGTTtctatataatgaaaaagcaAAGATGAGCTATCACTGGGAGAGACGGGGGGCGCACTGACCGTGGCTACGGCTTTCTGACGAGAAAGGTGCAAACCCAATCGACCAGTAGACTCACTCGAAAATCGACTTATACATGAAGATATGTTGATCTTCCCCTGCCTGTCGTACACACTTTTAGGTGTGTTTCGAACAGGCAGTTACCCACAGTCTCTcatatttttgcattttattttctattactacagtttttttttaatttctatttctAGGATTTGTCTATACTCAAATTACAATTACACGTGTAATATATGAAAAgttgtttcaattttatttttccttgaaTGATTTCGttgaaaaaacttgataaaacattttagaactaaacaattattatagcAAACTGTTAT includes:
- the LOC122859201 gene encoding protein seele yields the protein MNNFLIAVSIFCLSIGLACADEVDLKQLKCLVCRSSIEEVEGVLAKIKPTQDMEVGNFRLDADGNVIKKKIPLSRSEIHISDVLDDICNRMDDYVRAKYKSNGKLTIMKLMTENGQMNPDMSIVDIIQDGDLNKSLKHYCEELVELSEDDIVKYFRDGETDVINKVCTESSKFCSDELPADQTPHDYEAPIDELDESTERMEL
- the LOC122859169 gene encoding GPI transamidase component PIG-T, with amino-acid sequence MPNSNKLTIIASLLIIIFTNSVTSNYDDSFNEELFIKPLPSGHVSAHFQFTTIWNIPKETKYLEHSHLFPRGLAVIIDRHNIDELHISLTEGLWRYKTWGYPVVDAGPGTEIYAWFNENVKNVDQEWKGLTNALSGLLCASLNFVDSANSMSPAFSFRPLGVNSKPYNTSQLRYSSLPREIVCTENLTPFKKLLPCDSKKGLSTLLNSAYIHNTNYHSVGIHVRLICANSACTKTSIELKQTITLVYDNMIDYNQDWSIRKLFGMGLQGSCPLATLSNIYIDTSTNNTVHIYQLTPKPGDVIVSLRGGQRHEIAVYDVKKFTKNGLFSITAVHSKSRTTSINYPAILSANRYVVGFGQEKGSLVTKLYNNHWQAIDVVLLENIPWYLSVYLHTIKITRNEENIEPLVVKYSPGKERLQPYYLELIIRLPAHSVTKFSIEMDYLFLKWQEYPPDANHGFYMGPAIITAYLPIARNYTGLPIDGSTITSSFNASRPGYLVQLRTETILISLPTPDFSMPYNVICLACTAVALAFGPLHNISTKRLVLKIIKTDWKGKIILAIKAKLFGDKTKQD